GCTCGGGCGTCCGTTTTTGGAGGCCTGAGTCCGGCTAATGATGCACACGAACTGGCAGGCCAGGCAGGCTACGCAATGGTCCAGGCAGCAACCAAACAAGCTGTGGACAGCACCCAGGCAGCGCTCCGGTCAGGCATTTTGGTGTCAGGAAGGCATCCAAACAGCCTCTTATACCGTGAGAACGTCCGCGccgtggattttttttttgaggggtcACTCGCGGCcgctgctttttttttagcggaaAAAAGAATACTCGCGGCCCTCTCCACAGAAGTTTGCGGCCCGAGAGGCCGAGACCGCCCGGCCCAGATCCCCAGACAAATCCGGCGCGTCGACTCGCcctgctaaaaccctagaaacATGAGAAGTTGAGAaccccttcttccccttttGTTCTCTTGCCGCCCCCTTCGAGCCGAGGAGAGAAGAGCAGAGACGCGAAGGATGCCGCGGCTCACTTCGGTGGAGAGCCCTGGCTGCCCGCCGCTCCGCGCCATCACCACCGACGTCCTCGGCCTCGTCAAAGGTACATCCACCTCATCCTCACCCcacctcccgccgccgcgtcctgctgactgactgactgacctccattcttctcctccggaCGCAGTCGTCGAGGCCCGCGCTAGGCCGGCGGGCGTCGCCAAGGTCGTCGAGACTTGGGGCGAGCCCGACGCCTCCAGGTccatcctcgtcgcctccctcgccgaccgcgccgtcgaccccgTGAGTCAGCGACGCCCTTTTCTCTCCCACGAACCCTTGATGGAATAGCGGTCGCTCGTTTACTGTAATTACCATCATAGAAAGGTATTTACGGTGtttttgttgctgttgttcTTTTACAGGTTTTGGCTGTGGCAAGGAAGAATGGTGTGGTGAGTGACCGATGCTCCTGCGACTTGACATGTTTATGTCTTTCAGTTGGTTGTTCATTCGAGAGTTTTTGTGTAGGTTGAGCTGCTAAACCCCCTCAATGGAGATGCTCTGGCCGCTGTCAAGTCCTCCTGGCCAGAGCAAACTGACGGAGCTGCCGGAGATGATCCCCTAGTTGCGCTCCATCTCTTCAAGAAACAGGCGCCGGACTCGTCCACGTAATTTTCATATGCCGGTTCACAattgttcattttatttgactTGTTTCTCGTATAGATTGGTTAATACACCTGTATTGGCACCCTATTAATGTAAAGTCCATTGCTCTTTTGTATTTGGTTTCACACTGTATTTATCTAACTGCTTGTAGGCTCTTATGTATTTGATTGTCAAACTATACTTATCTAGTTGCTTTTAGCAGGCTGGGAACATTTCTTGCTTGTACGGATAAGGGAAAAGCATGTGTGAGATCGGTCGCAAAGGAGAACACAGCGTCTGACTTGGATGTTGGGCCATCAAGCACATGGGATGTGTGCAATGCGGGTAAATTGCAGTTTTCTTCAGTAGATGCCGGTGAAAACTATGCGATGTTCGGAGGGTGAGTGGGCTACTTTTACTATGCGATTATCTACCATGCTTCAAAAACTGTCTGTTATTGCTCATTGCTTTTGTTTACCAGCATTTCTATTTAGATGTGTAAAtctttcatgaaatttgaggCTGTAGTAACAGTTATTACTTCCATTTTAGGAAAGGTATAGAGGTGAACTTGTGGGATATCACATCTTGTAGTAAGATATGGTCTGCTAAATGTGTAAGCACTCTTAGTTTTCCCACTTTTTACCTGATGTTCTAGCAAACTTTTACCTATTGATCATTTTATTCTATTTTGATCTGAAGCCTCGAGCGAACAGTCTTGGTATATTCACCCGACCTTGGTTCACTGCTGGAACTTTCTTGTGCAAGGATGATCACCGTAAAATTGTAGCCTGCACAAATAATCACCAGGTACCATATACTTACCACTCATCAAATTAGCAGATCCAGCTCTGTGATTACAAGTCTGCTAGTTGTTGGTGTTTTATTTTGATATTGGCTACAAGTACTGCTGTAAATAATGAAAccattctatttgattaaatgGCTGTGTTTCTAATTTGTTGTGCTAGGCAATGCATTGATATTGAATGTCTCATATAAGATCGTTTAGCCTACCCCAACTTGATTGGGACAAAAGGCTTagttgttgtttgtttgtttgttccatATAAGATCATTTGCATCTGTAATACATTATGCTTCACTGATGATGATTGATCAACTTTATTAACTAAAGTTGTTCTTTTTTGTGTCTGCCAGGTTCGTCTGTACGATACTGCCTCGCAAAGAAGACCTGTCATTTCAGTTGATTTTAGGGAGTCACCAATCAAGGCAGTTGTTGAGGATCCAGACGGACATACCATCTATATTGGGACAGGAACAGGAGATCTCGCTTCCTTTGACATGAGAACAGGTATGATTAGCAGGTGGTGTGGTGCTTTTActgagtactccctccgtcccaatatatgaggcacgcacaCGTCCCAAGATCGTCAATTTAActatcaaaatataaattatatgacgtaaaaaatatatcattagaaaattCATTTGattacgaatctaatgatatattttttatgaaatataatttatattttgctagttaaatttgaaattttgggatgcgtgcgtgcctcatatatTGGGATGGAGTTAGTATTTTGAAAACATGTTGAGTACTCTTTTCTTCTGAATGTTGCAATATCTTAGTTTCTACTTTTTTAAACTAGTTTTCGATGGACAACGTTGAAatgcatcttctttttttaaactaCTATGATCCATATGTCACAAGTCAATTCCTTATTGATCACCACATGTACTTCATGCTCTGCGGCCTTGTTTATGTAACAATGGTACCGGATAATGGtccatttcctttttcttgccTCATCCTGCAGTTAGGTGATCTCATGCAGATGTAGCTAAGTGTTTGGTAGAAATTAGAACCTGTTATACTGACATGTTTATCTAAAattatctactccctctgtccctaattaattggcgccgtTTTTTTTCCAAAGAAACCCCTGTAAATTTCTGAAATAAATCTGCAGTCCACGTTCTATTGgaatttttgagaaaaaacccctgtaaattttcaaaattaacACGCAGtccacgtttaattgaagatgtggactgcaggtttatttcggaaatttacaggggtttctttgcaaaaaggccggcgccaattaattaggaacagagggagtatgccATAGTGAGATGTATAAATTTAACAGATTGGAGTATAACTTAATTGTTAACACTCTAATTCTAATTGCGATGAATATTATTGTGTATACGAGTCAACAtttctagtactccctccgatccatattaactgtcgctgatttagtacaacatATTAactgtcgctgatttagttttgtactaaatcagtgacaattaatatggatcggagggagtattaatctTCCAAAGGTTATCATGTTCATGTGTATTATTAAGTGTAATGAGATGAACAGGTGACTATATACTTACAACAATCCAGGGTACAATGTACAAATAACTACCATTTCACAGCTTTGTGATAGGttctttacttttttttgcttcacCAACCTGCAGACTTAACCTTTGTTTACCCCTTTTTCTAGGAAAACTACTTGGATGCTATGTTGGTAAATGCTGTGGAAGTATTAGATCGATTGTTAAGCATCCAGAGCTGCCTTTGATAGCATCTTGCGGTGAGTAATAAATTATATTTGTTTTGGACTCATTTATGTTGAATGCAATATACAAGTTTATGGTCACTCAAATTTGTTATGCACCTTTACAACTTAGTGGCTGTCTGTTTGCACTTGCTTGCATTAATTCAATATATTATTTTGATATctgtaggattggacagctaCTTGCGCATCTGGGACACAAATACAAGGCAGCCGCTTTCTGCGGTATGTTAGTTAATTTTCACAGCATTCAAATCAAGCTCATAGTTTGCTGTTGCTCATTGCAATTGCTCCTTGCAATTAATTAATGCTATTATTGTTAAATTGCTCTGCGGTGCATTAAGACATTTTAGTGTATATATAAATGAATTATTGTTGTTGTGGAGCATAAAGATATACCATGAACTAGCCAAACATTTGATGACTTAATCTTGCGCTACTCTTTACCCTCAAATCAATTGTGCTGATTCTTTGCCAGTGCATTTGGACATCTCAGTTTACATATAAAGGATTTACTGTTTTTGCTGTTCTATTTACTCCCTAGTTAATTGCTTTTCAGTGGTTGTATACATGATGGTTTTTGTTCGCTTTGAAACTGTCCTTGATCTAATACTCTTTGATTGTCCTGTATGTTAACAGGTCTATCTCAAGCAGCACCTCACGACCGTGGTTATAGATTCACATTTCTCAGCTGAAGGTTCTTGTCTATCCTCATTAGCTCTTCCATCTTTTGTCTTCCAATGCTGTAACGGTAGCTAcatcaaaaaagaaatgctgTAATGGTGGCAAGGGCAAAATGCTTTCTTTAGCAATGGACCATGTAAACCCATACTCTTAAAATGGCACCCCGTGTTATATATTTTAATTGCTTTTTGAAAGCTACCTAGGCTGGAGGTAATGTGCTAACACTAATGTTATGTGTCCAGAATCTGAGGAGACTAAATCCAAGCTGCCAGAGTCTTCGATGGTTGCTGAAGCTACAGTCagaagggaaaagaagaaaaagaatcaaTTGGTTGAAGAGGATGAGGAAGGAAGTCGAATGGTCAAACCTGATGACAATGATGCTGAAACAGTCAccagaaaggaaaagaagaaaaagaaaaatagaatggTGGCAGATGATGAGGAAGGAACTCGAATGGTTGATCCTGATGACAGTGATGCGAAAACAGtcagaaaggaaaacaaaaaaaagaagagcagaATGGTTTCAGAGGATGAGGAAGGAACTCAGATGGCCGACCCCGATGACAGTTATGCTGAAATGTACGCCCCGAAGAGAATAAAGTCTGGCGAAAGAAGCAAAGGTactaaaaagaaaagcaagaaGCAACAAGTTGCCTAGGACACGAGTCAAGCCGGAATTATCAACTTCTGACCATGGTACTTGTCTTTAGTTAATTTGTAAAATGATGCTTTTAATACAAGTTCATTCAAACACAAAAGGTATGCCTCATTTGTAATTCTGTCTTGAGTTATTCACTTGACTGCTTTAGAATATCTATGAGTGATTTAAATAGTTTGGCATACTACCATATGATTGTTGCATCTTGGTTAATTCGTACAATACAAGTTCATTCAAACACAAAAGGTATGCCTCCTTTGTAATTTTGTCTTGAGTTATTCACTTGACTGCTTTAGAATATCTATGAGTGATTTAAATAGTTTGGCATACTACCATATGATTGTTGCATCTTGGTTAATTCGTACGAAGTAACAAGAAGTTCAGTGCAAACACCATCAGCATTACTGTTTTGAAATCAATAGTTGCCTGCAAGCTGTTCATAGATATCTGAAATTTGAACATGTTATTTTAGCCAAAAAATGCAGGAGCTTTGCCAATCAAAAGTATATGTACAAGGGCAGGGTGCCTAGGCGAACATGAAAGATAAGAGGCGATCCGTTTAAATAAATCCATGGGACAAGAGgactaaaattattttttacatAGGAGTTCCCTTCGGTTATAACTTCATCTCTCCATATAACTTTTAACTTATCTCTATATCGGAACAGAGGAAAATTCTAGCAATCGTCTTCTCATGATAACAAGTGGAGTAATGTGACAGCCAAATCTACAACAATCAGGTGACTGCCAAACAGCCCATTTGTGCTGGATAACTCCCTGAATCAAACAGCTTCAAATTGCCATCCAAGCTTTCAGCTAAGGCGCTGCCATCGTTCTCGATTCCGAGGATGAGTTTATCAAAGTCGGTTAAAGTTTTCAATTGCCTGCTCAACGAAGCTATTGTCTTCTGGCAGTCCGCCAGTTTACCTGCAGCGCGAGCTAGCTCTTTCTCCTGTAGGAACATAAATTGATGGTGTTTCATTTAATTATCAGTCACAGAACAGAAATTTCCAAACTTTTAACCACTATACTTGGTTGCAATaaggtactctctccgtccaacaaaggatgtctcaagtttgtcaaaatttggatgtatctagacatgatttagtgtatagatgcattcaaatttgatcaaagttgagatggacggagggagtaagagaTATCGATAAGCATCACAGTATACCTTTGTGAAGTGGAGGTCTTTAGGTTTCACTTCCACTGCTTGATGGCCAGGAGCTCTGCTGGGGAACTCTTCTTTCAAATTCCGACATTTCGCCGCTGATTCCGATGATTGTGCTCTTTCTTTGCGAATTTCTTCCTCGAGCAAACCGATCTTTCTGTGGGATTCTTCAGCTTCTTTCTCTTTGATCTCAAGCTGGTTCGCCATTTTGTTCTTCTGAGCTTCAGAAGCATCCAGTGCAGTTATGTAAGCTGATGACAGGTTCTTCTGGGTTTCCAGCTTCTTCTCTACTAGGCTGACATTCTCATTCAGGTTATTGAGTTCAGCTTGCACCGACTTGAGCTGAGATTCCAGCTCTGCTTTCAACAGCATTTGTTTCTCAGCAGTTTCTTCGAGCAATTTAACCTTCTCTGTCAGGGCAAGGATTTCTGAATTTGCAA
This is a stretch of genomic DNA from Brachypodium distachyon strain Bd21 chromosome 1, Brachypodium_distachyon_v3.0, whole genome shotgun sequence. It encodes these proteins:
- the LOC100831318 gene encoding WD repeat-containing protein 74; protein product: MPRLTSVESPGCPPLRAITTDVLGLVKVVEARARPAGVAKVVETWGEPDASRSILVASLADRAVDPVLAVARKNGVVELLNPLNGDALAAVKSSWPEQTDGAAGDDPLVALHLFKKQAPDSSTLGTFLACTDKGKACVRSVAKENTASDLDVGPSSTWDVCNAGKLQFSSVDAGENYAMFGGKGIEVNLWDITSCSKIWSAKCPRANSLGIFTRPWFTAGTFLCKDDHRKIVACTNNHQVRLYDTASQRRPVISVDFRESPIKAVVEDPDGHTIYIGTGTGDLASFDMRTGKLLGCYVGKCCGSIRSIVKHPELPLIASCGLDSYLRIWDTNTRQPLSAVYLKQHLTTVVIDSHFSAEESEETKSKLPESSMVAEATVRREKKKKNQLVEEDEEGSRMVKPDDNDAETVTRKEKKKKKNRMVADDEEGTRMVDPDDSDAKTVRKENKKKKSRMVSEDEEGTQMADPDDSYAEMYAPKRIKSGERSKGTKKKSKKQQVA